The following DNA comes from Clostridia bacterium.
TAAAAGTTCAGCCATATCTAAATCCTCATCATCTTTATATGTCTTGTCCCCTAAATGTATCGTTAAAGGAACTATCTTGACATTAGTTTCCTTTTTCACTTCATCGTTGAGGTCACAACAGCTATCTGCAACAATCTTATATTTCATGATTTCAATTCCCCTTCTTAATAGAGTTCCATCAAGTATGACTTGTTGACCGAAAAATCTCTTTTGTTCAGTATAACATAATTTATCAAAATAATTAATAGAAACTCTAACTTTTAAGCTAGAGTTTTTATTTTAATATTTTAAAATTATATCCCTTTGATTTTAAAAATTTTATTATTTCAGGCAGCGCATCCAATGTAGTCTTTTTTGTGGCTGAATCATGCATAAGCACTATAATATTATCCTTGCCTGATGCTGTATCCTTGAGTTTAGATATCAATCTGTCAGGTGGAATATCATGTCCCTCACCGTCTCCACTCAACGCATTCCAATCTATATAAGTATATCCATATTCATTCAAAACTTGTTTGAACGGTTGTTTGTATTTTTCAAAAGATCCTCCTGGAAATCTGAAAAGTCTAGTATTATATTGCTCACCTAATATACTTTTTAATATTTTTTCGGTCTTTTTTAACTCTTGTGTAAAATATTCTCTATCCGAATACAGTTTATTATAATCATGAGAATAGGTATGATTCCCTATAGCATGCCCCCTATTATCAATCTCTTTTATAAGATAGTTATTTTTTCCCGCTTGACAACCTACAACAAAAAA
Coding sequences within:
- a CDS encoding polysaccharide deacetylase; translated protein: MTRKICLIITPLVLIGIVVIFMGPQDLIEQLSTKSSNTVNASSVLVLAENNGSNLAEKKAKAQAYPQRSRDKVKKEDKVQQQDVKELFEQQKKEVSRKDGNIEEVSDIEVRVEDAFSKDGDKTAFLTFDDGPSPKTTPIVLDILDEYDIKATFFVVGCQAGKNNYLIKEIDNRGHAIGNHTYSHDYNKLYSDREYFTQELKKTEKILKSILGEQYNTRLFRFPGGSFEKYKQPFKQVLNEYGYTYIDWNALSGDGEGHDIPPDRLISKLKDTASGKDNIIVLMHDSATKKTTLDALPEIIKFLKSKGYNFKILK